The following proteins are co-located in the Mycolicibacterium goodii genome:
- a CDS encoding HNH endonuclease — protein sequence MAVSRTRTARYARRRKRRLDAVVNDLTPAQWAAIKAAWGGCAYCGGTDGPFQKDCVMAISRGGRYTVDNVVPACASCNASKCNDEVTGWLRRKRLDERRFLSRYVEIRARLTAQ from the coding sequence GTGGCCGTCAGTCGTACCCGCACCGCACGGTATGCCCGCAGGCGTAAGCGCAGGCTCGATGCCGTCGTCAACGATCTCACCCCCGCACAGTGGGCGGCCATCAAGGCGGCATGGGGCGGCTGCGCGTACTGCGGCGGCACCGACGGCCCGTTCCAGAAGGACTGCGTCATGGCGATCTCGCGCGGCGGTCGCTACACCGTCGACAACGTGGTGCCCGCATGCGCGTCGTGCAACGCCAGCAAGTGCAACGACGAGGTGACCGGCTGGCTGCGCCGCAAGCGCCTCGACGAACGCCGTTTCCTCAGCCGCTACGTCGAGATCCGTGCGCGGCTCACGGCGCAATGA
- a CDS encoding single-stranded DNA-binding protein — translation MFETPFTVVGNIITNPVRLRFGDQELYKFRVASNSRRRGADGTWEPGNSLYVTVNCWGNLARGVSASLGKGDSVVVVGHLYTNEYEDREGVRRSSVEVRATAVGPDLSRCIARVEKVQAAKGPRADAAVGPEMGIGDAGDRRGHLDDAEDPEDLEASAEDRDDLGEDLADDGLPLTA, via the coding sequence ATGTTCGAGACACCGTTCACCGTGGTCGGCAACATCATCACCAATCCGGTGCGGCTGCGCTTCGGCGATCAGGAGCTCTACAAGTTCCGGGTGGCCAGCAACTCGCGCAGGCGCGGCGCCGACGGCACCTGGGAGCCCGGCAACTCGCTGTATGTCACGGTGAACTGCTGGGGGAACCTGGCCAGGGGCGTCAGCGCCTCGCTGGGCAAGGGCGACTCGGTGGTCGTCGTCGGTCACCTCTACACCAACGAGTACGAGGACCGCGAAGGTGTGCGCCGCTCGTCGGTCGAGGTCAGGGCCACCGCGGTGGGCCCGGACCTGTCCCGGTGCATCGCCCGGGTGGAAAAGGTGCAGGCCGCCAAGGGGCCGAGGGCGGACGCCGCGGTCGGTCCCGAGATGGGCATCGGTGACGCCGGCGACCGACGGGGGCACCTCGACGACGCGGAAGACCCCGAGGACCTGGAAGCCTCGGCGGAGGACCGCGATGACCTGGGTGAGGACCTCGCCGACGACGGGTTGCCACTGACGGCGTAG
- a CDS encoding glycoside hydrolase family 13 protein — protein MARWWSHAVFYQAYPRSFRDSDGDGVGDLDGVTAGLDHLAELGVDALWLNPVMVSPMADHGYDVADPRDVDPLFGGLDALDRLLDAAHARGIRVTMDLVPNHTSSAHPWFIEALANPDRRDRYIFRDGRGPDGAQPPNNWVSVFGGPAWTRITEPDGTPGQWYLHLFDPAQPDLNWNNPEVFEDLEKTLRFWLDRGVDGFRIDVAHGMAKPPDLPDMTVTDTALLRNSDDDPRFDNDSVHDIHRFIRKVLDDYPDTVAVGEVWVHGNERFARYLRADELHLGFNFRLVKADYDAVEVRDAIDNAMTAAALEGATPTWTLSNHDVEREVTRYGGGAVGVARARAMALVMLALPGAVFIYNGEELGLPNVDLPDDVLQDPVWKRSGRTERGRDGCRVPMPWSGTAPPFGFSSTPDTWLPMPADWAALTVERQLADPASTLTFYRRAVRLRCTRTEFDGSGIEWVNDQMFRRPGGLICAFNTGSSLLPLPAGEVLLASGELVDGALPPDTAVWLV, from the coding sequence ATGGCTCGGTGGTGGTCGCACGCGGTCTTCTACCAGGCCTATCCGCGCTCGTTCCGCGACAGCGACGGTGACGGGGTCGGCGACCTCGATGGGGTGACCGCAGGTCTGGATCACCTGGCGGAGCTCGGTGTCGACGCACTGTGGCTCAACCCGGTGATGGTCTCGCCGATGGCCGACCACGGTTACGACGTCGCCGACCCTCGCGATGTGGATCCGCTGTTCGGTGGGCTGGACGCGCTGGACCGGTTGCTCGACGCCGCGCATGCGCGCGGCATCCGCGTGACGATGGATCTGGTGCCCAACCACACCAGCTCGGCGCATCCGTGGTTCATCGAGGCGCTGGCCAACCCGGACCGCCGCGACCGCTACATCTTCCGCGACGGTCGCGGTCCCGACGGCGCGCAACCGCCCAACAACTGGGTGTCGGTGTTCGGCGGGCCCGCGTGGACCCGCATCACCGAGCCCGACGGCACGCCCGGCCAGTGGTATCTGCACCTGTTCGACCCGGCACAGCCGGACCTGAACTGGAACAACCCGGAGGTGTTCGAGGACCTGGAGAAGACGCTGCGGTTCTGGCTGGACCGCGGCGTCGACGGGTTCCGCATCGACGTCGCGCACGGCATGGCCAAGCCGCCCGACCTGCCGGACATGACCGTCACCGACACCGCGCTGCTGCGCAACAGCGACGACGATCCCCGCTTCGACAACGACAGCGTCCACGACATCCACCGCTTCATCCGCAAGGTGCTCGACGACTATCCCGACACCGTCGCCGTCGGCGAGGTGTGGGTGCACGGCAACGAACGGTTCGCGCGGTACCTGCGGGCCGACGAACTGCACCTCGGCTTCAATTTCCGTCTGGTGAAAGCGGATTACGACGCCGTCGAGGTCCGCGACGCGATCGACAACGCGATGACCGCGGCCGCGTTGGAAGGCGCGACGCCCACCTGGACGTTGTCGAACCACGACGTCGAACGTGAGGTGACGCGCTACGGCGGCGGTGCGGTCGGGGTGGCGCGGGCGCGCGCCATGGCGCTGGTGATGCTGGCCCTGCCCGGCGCTGTGTTCATCTACAACGGCGAGGAGCTCGGCCTGCCCAACGTCGATCTGCCCGACGACGTGCTGCAGGATCCGGTGTGGAAACGCTCGGGCCGCACCGAGCGTGGCCGCGACGGGTGCCGGGTGCCGATGCCGTGGTCGGGCACCGCACCGCCGTTCGGCTTCTCCTCGACGCCCGACACCTGGCTGCCGATGCCCGCCGACTGGGCGGCGCTGACCGTGGAGCGGCAGTTGGCCGATCCGGCGTCGACGCTGACGTTCTACCGGCGTGCCGTGCGGTTGCGTTGCACCCGAACGGAATTCGACGGGTCAGGCATCGAGTGGGTGAACGATCAGATGTTCCGCAGGCCCGGCGGGTTGATCTGCGCCTTCAACACCGGCAGCTCTTTGCTGCCACTGCCCGCCGGTGAGGTGCTGCTGGCCAGCGGCGAGCTTGTCGACGGCGCGCTGCCGCCCGACACCGCGGTCTGGCTCGTCTAA
- a CDS encoding acyl-CoA thioesterase encodes MSFTTPVHVRWSDIDMYQHINHATMVTILEEARIPFLREPFGPTIDTIGLLIAEVNISYKGQLRLIDSPLQVTMWSKRVRAVDFTIGYEVRSVNAAPDAKPSVIGETQLAAVHIEQQRLERLTPEQRAYLESHLR; translated from the coding sequence GTGAGCTTTACGACGCCGGTGCATGTGCGTTGGTCGGATATCGACATGTACCAGCACATCAACCATGCCACCATGGTCACCATCCTCGAAGAGGCGCGGATACCGTTCCTGCGTGAGCCGTTCGGCCCAACGATCGACACCATCGGCCTGCTGATCGCCGAGGTGAACATCTCCTACAAGGGTCAGCTGCGGCTGATCGATTCGCCGCTGCAGGTGACCATGTGGAGCAAGCGGGTCCGCGCGGTCGACTTCACCATCGGCTACGAGGTGCGGTCGGTCAACGCCGCGCCGGACGCCAAACCGTCGGTGATCGGGGAGACGCAGTTGGCGGCCGTGCACATCGAACAGCAACGGCTGGAACGGCTTACGCCCGAACAACGCGCATATCTCGAATCACATCTGCGATGA
- a CDS encoding NAD-glutamate dehydrogenase, with product MTGEGQQVGDREGLKASPEVIRRLSVAFLSTYRGAQADAPGVTSTAPTLAVRPDELVSDDLVAAYYRLASRRAPGETKTAVYPGDSAAGAALQIVTDQAPLLVDSVTVLLHRHGIAYTAIMNPVFRVRRGADGELLDLRPAAEAGAGDGVDECWILVPITAAADGEALTEATRLVPGILAEARQIGLDSGAMTAALHGLANDLATDLEGHFPSAERKEVAALLRWLADGHFLLLGYQQCVVSDGNAEVDPASRLGVLRLRRDVLPPLTDSDDLMVLAQATIPSYLRYGAYPYIVVVRESPGASRVIEHRFVGLFTFAAMNANALDIPLISRRVEEALAMAHRDPSHPGQMLRDIIQTIPRPELFALSSKQLLEMALAVVDLGSRRRTLLFLRADHLAHFVSCLVYLPRDRYTTAVRLEMQDILVRELGGAGIDYSARVSESPWAVVHFTVRLPEGTAADSVDTSLENESRIQDLLTEATRNWGDRMIGAAAAADISAAALEHYAHAFPEDYKQAFAPQDAIADIAIIEGLQDNSVKLVLTETGEDRVWKLTWYLGGHSASLSELLPMLQSMGVVVLEERPFTLRRTDGLPVWIYQFKVSPHRSIPKTPDAEAQRQTAQRFADAVTAIWHGRVEIDRFNELVMRAGLTWQQVVILRAYAKYLRQAGFPYSQSHIESVLNENPHTTRSLIDLFEALFDPSEDTAGKRDAQGAAAAVAADIDALVSLDTDRVLRAFANLIEATLRTNYFVRRPDSARARNVVAFKLNPGVINELPLPKPKFEIFVYSPRVEGVHLRFGFVARGGLRWSDRREDFRTEILGLVKAQAVKNAVIVPVGAKGGFVVKQPPSLTGDPATDREATRAEGVECYRLFISGLLDVTDNVDKATGAVVTPPDVVRRDGEDAYLVVAADKGTATFSDIANEVAKSYGFWLGDAFASGGSIGYDHKAMGITAKGAWESVKRHFREMGVDTQTQDFTVVGIGDMSGDVFGNGMLLSEHIRLIAAFDHRDIFLDPNPDAARSWEERKRLFDLPRSSWADYDKSLISQGGGVYSRQQKSIPVSPQVRTALGLDPGVEELTPPALIKAILTAPVDLLWNGGIGTYIKAETEADAEVGDRANDQIRVCGNQVRAKVIGEGGNLGVTARGRIEFNLAGGRINTDALDNSAGVDCSDHEVNIKILIDSAVTAGKVTPEQRTELLLSMTDEVGELVLADNMDQNDLMGTSRANAPSLLSVHARMIKDLVDNRGLNRELEALPSEKEIRRRADAGIGLTSPELATLMAHVKLALKDDVLAGDLPDQEVFASRLPYYFPTRLREELHAEIRSHQLRREIITTMLVNDLVDTAGISYAYRITEDVGVGPVDAVRSYVATNAIFGIGDVWRRIRAAGDDGVPTAVTDRMTLDLRRLVDRAGRWLLNYRPQPLAVGAEINRFGAKVAMLTPRMSEWLRGDDKAIVTKEAAEFSSHGVPEDLAYTVATGLYQYSLLDVIDIADIVDREPDEVADTYFALMDHLSADALLTAVSRLTRNDRWHSLARLAIRDDIYGSLRALCFDVLAVGEPDETGEEKIAEWETTNSSRVTRARRTLTEIYKDGEQDLATLSVAARQIRSMTRTSGTGTTG from the coding sequence ATGACGGGAGAGGGTCAGCAGGTCGGCGATCGGGAAGGGCTCAAAGCTTCGCCTGAGGTGATCCGCCGGCTGTCGGTGGCCTTCCTGTCCACCTACCGCGGCGCGCAGGCCGACGCGCCGGGCGTGACGTCGACCGCGCCGACGCTGGCGGTCCGGCCCGACGAACTCGTCTCCGACGATCTCGTCGCCGCGTACTACCGCCTGGCGAGCAGGCGGGCGCCCGGTGAGACGAAAACCGCGGTGTATCCCGGTGACTCCGCCGCCGGGGCCGCGCTGCAGATCGTCACCGACCAGGCCCCGCTGCTGGTCGATTCGGTCACGGTGCTGCTGCACCGGCACGGCATCGCCTACACCGCGATCATGAACCCGGTGTTCCGGGTACGCCGCGGCGCCGACGGCGAACTGCTCGACCTGCGTCCGGCGGCCGAGGCCGGCGCCGGTGACGGTGTCGACGAGTGCTGGATCCTGGTGCCGATCACCGCCGCTGCCGACGGTGAGGCGCTGACCGAGGCGACGCGGCTGGTGCCGGGCATCCTGGCCGAGGCCAGGCAGATCGGTCTGGACTCCGGGGCGATGACCGCGGCCCTGCACGGCCTGGCCAACGACCTCGCCACCGACCTCGAAGGCCATTTCCCCAGCGCCGAACGCAAAGAGGTCGCGGCCCTGCTGCGCTGGCTGGCCGACGGCCATTTCCTGCTGCTGGGCTACCAGCAGTGCGTGGTCAGCGACGGCAACGCCGAGGTCGACCCGGCCAGCAGGCTCGGGGTGCTGCGCCTGCGGCGCGATGTGCTGCCGCCGCTGACCGACAGCGACGACCTGATGGTGCTCGCCCAGGCCACCATCCCCAGCTATCTGCGGTACGGGGCCTACCCCTACATCGTGGTGGTCCGGGAGAGCCCCGGCGCGTCGCGGGTGATCGAGCACCGGTTCGTCGGGTTGTTCACGTTCGCCGCCATGAACGCCAACGCGCTGGACATCCCGCTGATCTCGCGCCGGGTCGAGGAGGCGCTGGCGATGGCGCACCGCGACCCGAGCCATCCGGGACAGATGCTGCGCGACATCATCCAGACCATCCCGCGTCCGGAACTGTTCGCGCTGAGCTCCAAGCAGCTACTCGAAATGGCTTTGGCCGTCGTCGATCTGGGCTCGCGGCGGCGCACCCTGCTGTTCCTGCGGGCCGACCACCTGGCGCATTTCGTCTCCTGCCTGGTGTATCTGCCCCGTGACCGCTACACCACCGCGGTGCGGCTGGAGATGCAGGACATCCTGGTCCGCGAACTCGGCGGTGCAGGCATCGACTATTCCGCCCGGGTGAGCGAGTCCCCGTGGGCCGTGGTGCATTTCACGGTGCGACTGCCTGAAGGGACCGCCGCCGACTCGGTGGACACCTCGCTGGAGAACGAGTCGAGGATCCAGGATCTGCTGACTGAGGCCACCCGCAACTGGGGCGACCGGATGATCGGCGCGGCCGCGGCGGCCGACATCAGCGCCGCGGCCCTCGAACATTACGCACACGCCTTCCCCGAGGACTACAAGCAGGCGTTCGCCCCGCAGGACGCCATCGCCGACATCGCCATCATCGAAGGGCTGCAGGACAATTCGGTGAAGCTGGTGCTCACCGAAACCGGTGAGGACCGGGTCTGGAAACTCACCTGGTACCTGGGCGGGCACTCGGCATCGCTGAGCGAACTGCTGCCCATGCTGCAATCCATGGGCGTCGTGGTGCTCGAGGAGCGACCGTTCACCCTGCGGCGGACCGACGGCCTGCCGGTGTGGATCTACCAGTTCAAGGTCTCCCCGCACCGCAGCATCCCGAAGACCCCGGACGCCGAGGCGCAGCGGCAGACCGCGCAGCGGTTCGCCGACGCGGTCACCGCGATCTGGCACGGCCGGGTCGAGATCGACCGGTTCAACGAACTGGTGATGCGCGCCGGCCTGACCTGGCAGCAGGTGGTGATCCTGCGCGCCTACGCAAAGTACCTGCGCCAGGCCGGATTCCCGTACAGCCAGTCGCACATCGAGTCGGTGCTCAACGAGAACCCGCACACCACCCGCTCGCTCATCGACCTGTTCGAGGCACTGTTCGACCCGTCGGAGGACACGGCGGGCAAGCGTGACGCGCAGGGCGCCGCGGCGGCCGTCGCGGCCGACATCGACGCGTTGGTCAGCCTGGACACCGACCGGGTGCTGCGGGCGTTCGCCAACCTCATCGAGGCCACGCTGCGCACCAACTACTTCGTGCGACGCCCGGATTCGGCGCGGGCCCGCAACGTGGTGGCGTTCAAGCTCAATCCCGGTGTGATCAACGAACTCCCGCTGCCGAAGCCGAAGTTCGAGATCTTCGTGTACTCGCCGCGCGTGGAGGGCGTGCACCTGCGCTTCGGGTTCGTCGCGCGCGGCGGCCTGCGGTGGTCGGACCGCCGGGAGGACTTCCGCACCGAGATCCTCGGCCTGGTCAAGGCGCAGGCCGTCAAGAACGCCGTGATCGTGCCGGTCGGCGCCAAGGGCGGGTTCGTCGTCAAGCAGCCGCCGTCGCTCACCGGCGATCCCGCGACCGACCGCGAGGCCACCCGCGCCGAGGGCGTCGAGTGCTACCGGCTGTTCATCTCCGGGCTGCTCGACGTCACCGACAACGTCGACAAGGCCACCGGGGCCGTCGTCACCCCGCCGGACGTGGTGCGCCGCGACGGCGAGGACGCCTACCTGGTGGTCGCGGCCGACAAGGGCACCGCGACCTTCTCCGACATCGCCAACGAGGTCGCCAAGTCCTACGGGTTCTGGCTCGGCGACGCGTTCGCCTCGGGCGGTTCGATCGGCTACGACCACAAGGCCATGGGCATCACCGCCAAGGGTGCGTGGGAGTCGGTCAAGCGGCACTTCCGTGAGATGGGCGTCGACACCCAGACGCAGGACTTCACCGTCGTCGGCATCGGCGACATGAGCGGCGACGTGTTCGGCAACGGCATGTTGCTGTCCGAGCACATCCGGCTCATCGCGGCGTTCGACCACCGCGACATCTTCCTCGACCCGAACCCGGATGCGGCCCGCTCGTGGGAGGAACGCAAGCGGTTGTTCGACCTGCCCCGGTCGAGCTGGGCGGACTACGACAAGTCGCTGATCAGCCAGGGCGGCGGCGTGTACAGCCGGCAGCAGAAGTCGATCCCGGTCAGCCCGCAGGTGCGCACCGCGCTCGGCCTCGACCCCGGCGTCGAGGAACTCACCCCGCCCGCGTTGATCAAGGCGATCCTCACCGCACCGGTCGACCTGCTGTGGAACGGCGGCATCGGCACCTACATCAAGGCCGAGACCGAGGCCGACGCCGAGGTCGGTGACCGCGCCAACGACCAGATCCGGGTGTGCGGAAACCAGGTGCGGGCCAAGGTGATCGGCGAAGGCGGCAACCTCGGCGTGACCGCGCGGGGCCGCATCGAGTTCAACCTCGCCGGCGGGCGCATCAACACCGACGCGCTGGACAACTCCGCCGGTGTGGACTGCTCGGACCACGAGGTCAACATCAAGATCCTCATCGACTCCGCGGTCACCGCGGGCAAGGTCACGCCCGAGCAGCGCACCGAACTGCTGCTGTCGATGACCGACGAGGTGGGTGAGCTGGTGCTCGCCGACAACATGGATCAGAACGATCTGATGGGCACCAGCCGGGCCAACGCCCCCAGCCTGCTGTCGGTGCACGCCCGCATGATCAAGGACCTCGTCGACAACCGCGGCCTCAACCGGGAACTGGAGGCGCTGCCGTCGGAGAAGGAGATCCGCAGGCGCGCCGACGCCGGAATCGGTTTGACCTCACCGGAACTCGCGACCCTGATGGCGCATGTCAAGCTGGCGCTCAAGGACGATGTGCTGGCCGGCGACCTGCCCGACCAGGAGGTGTTCGCCTCCCGGCTGCCGTACTACTTCCCGACCCGGCTGCGCGAGGAACTGCACGCCGAGATCCGCTCGCACCAACTGCGCCGCGAGATCATCACCACGATGCTGGTCAACGATCTCGTCGACACCGCGGGCATCAGCTACGCCTACCGCATCACCGAGGATGTCGGGGTCGGCCCGGTCGACGCGGTCCGCAGCTACGTCGCCACCAACGCCATCTTCGGCATCGGCGACGTGTGGCGGCGCATCCGCGCCGCGGGTGATGACGGGGTCCCGACGGCGGTGACCGACCGGATGACGCTGGATCTGCGCCGCCTGGTCGACCGCGCCGGACGCTGGCTGCTCAACTACCGGCCGCAACCGCTGGCGGTGGGCGCCGAGATCAACCGGTTCGGCGCCAAGGTCGCGATGCTCACGCCGCGGATGTCGGAATGGCTGCGCGGCGACGACAAGGCGATCGTCACCAAGGAAGCCGCCGAGTTCTCCTCGCACGGCGTCCCGGAGGACCTGGCCTACACCGTGGCGACCGGGCTGTACCAGTACAGCCTGCTCGATGTCATCGACATCGCCGACATCGTCGACCGCGAACCCGACGAGGTGGCCGACACCTACTTCGCGCTGATGGACCACCTCAGCGCCGACGCTCTGCTCACCGCGGTGTCGCGGCTCACCCGCAACGACCGGTGGCACTCGCTGGCCCGGTTGGCCATTCGCGACGACATCTACGGTTCGCTGCGGGCGCTGTGCTTCGACGTGCTGGCCGTCGGCGAACCGGACGAGACCGGCGAGGAGAAGATCGCCGAGTGGGAGACCACCAACAGCTCACGGGTGACCCGTGCTCGTCGCACGCTGACCGAGATATACAAAGATGGTGAGCAGGATCTGGCGACCCTGTCGGTCGCGGCACGTCAGATCCGCAGCATGACGCGAACGAGCGGGACCGGAACAACGGGGTGA
- a CDS encoding DUF5130 domain-containing protein, whose product MASGEIATVADADLNLPYGHALTSSGRISGVTEPGELSVHYPFPTTDLVVLDDALKYGSRAAKARFAVYIGPLGADTAATAREILAKVPTPDNAVLLAVSPDQRAIEVVYGVDVKGRGIEAAAPLGVSAAAASFKEGNLIDGLISAVRVMSAGVSPA is encoded by the coding sequence GTGGCAAGTGGTGAGATCGCGACCGTCGCGGACGCTGACCTGAATCTGCCGTACGGCCACGCGCTGACCTCCAGCGGCCGGATCTCCGGCGTCACCGAGCCGGGCGAACTGTCCGTGCACTACCCCTTCCCGACGACGGATCTGGTGGTGCTCGACGACGCGCTCAAGTATGGCTCGCGTGCGGCCAAGGCCCGTTTCGCGGTGTACATCGGCCCGCTGGGCGCCGACACCGCGGCGACGGCCCGCGAGATCCTGGCCAAGGTGCCGACCCCCGACAATGCGGTGCTGCTGGCGGTCTCGCCGGATCAGCGCGCCATCGAGGTGGTCTACGGCGTCGACGTCAAGGGCCGCGGTATCGAGGCCGCCGCTCCGCTGGGCGTCTCGGCCGCCGCCGCGTCGTTCAAGGAGGGCAACCTCATCGACGGCCTGATCAGCGCCGTGCGCGTCATGTCGGCCGGCGTCTCGCCTGCCTGA
- a CDS encoding HNH endonuclease — translation MAHSRKAHTRRTGPSPGPAGPLAPNRPLHSVEPLASAEPDASLWGRRRVLLLNATYEPLTALPLRRAVIMVVCGKADVVHDDPASPVIHSASRSIVVPSVIRLRTYVRVPYRARVPMTRAALMHRDRFRCAYCGGRADTVDHVVPRSRGGEHSWENCVAACATCNHRKADRLLTELGWTLRCVPMPPKGQHWRLLSTVKELDPAWVRYLGEGAA, via the coding sequence ATGGCGCACAGCAGAAAAGCCCATACACGACGGACCGGCCCCAGTCCCGGCCCCGCGGGGCCTCTTGCGCCCAACCGCCCCCTGCACAGCGTCGAGCCGCTCGCATCCGCCGAGCCCGACGCGTCGTTGTGGGGGCGTCGCCGGGTCCTGCTGCTCAACGCCACCTACGAGCCGCTCACGGCGCTGCCGCTGCGCCGCGCGGTGATCATGGTGGTGTGCGGCAAAGCCGACGTCGTCCACGACGACCCGGCGAGCCCGGTCATCCACTCCGCGTCCCGCTCGATCGTGGTGCCCTCGGTGATCCGGCTGCGCACCTATGTGCGGGTGCCCTACCGCGCGCGGGTGCCGATGACGCGCGCGGCGCTGATGCACCGCGATCGGTTCCGCTGCGCCTACTGCGGCGGCCGCGCCGACACCGTCGACCACGTCGTGCCGCGCAGCCGCGGCGGTGAGCATTCCTGGGAGAACTGCGTCGCGGCGTGTGCGACGTGCAACCACCGCAAGGCCGACCGGCTGCTGACCGAGCTGGGCTGGACGCTGCGGTGCGTCCCGATGCCGCCGAAAGGCCAGCACTGGCGGCTGCTGTCCACGGTCAAGGAGCTGGACCCGGCCTGGGTGCGGTATCTGGGTGAGGGCGCGGCCTGA
- the ettA gene encoding energy-dependent translational throttle protein EttA, protein MAEFIYTMRKVRKAHGDKVILDDVTLNFLPGAKIGVVGPNGAGKSSVLRIMAGLDQPNNGDAFLAPDATVGILMQEPQLDETKTVRENVEDGVAIKAKLNRYNEVAELMATDYTDELMEEMGKLQEELDAADAWDIDSQLEQAMDALRCPPPDEPVTHLSGGERRRVALCKLLLSKPDLLLLDEPTNHLDAESVLWLEQHLAAYKGAILAVTHDRYFLDNVAEWILELDRGRAYPYEGNYSTYLEKKAERLEVQGKKDQKLQKRLKEELAWVRSGAKARQAKNKARLDRYEEMVAEAEKTRKLDFEEIQIPTPPRLGSVVVEVEHLDKGFNGRTLIKDLSFTLPRNGIVGVIGPNGVGKTTLFKTIVGLEQPDSGTVKIGETVKLSYVDQTRAGIDPNKTVWQVVSDGLDYIEVGQNEIPSRAYVSAFGFKGPDQQKPAGVLSGGERNRLNLALTLKEGGNLILLDEPTNDLDVETLSSLENALTQFPGCAVVISHDRWFLDRTCTHILAWEGDDDNEAKWFWFEGNFGAYEENKIQRMGADAARPHRVTHRRLTRD, encoded by the coding sequence ATGGCCGAATTCATCTACACGATGCGGAAGGTCCGCAAGGCGCACGGCGACAAGGTCATCCTCGACGACGTCACCCTGAACTTCCTCCCCGGAGCGAAGATCGGTGTCGTCGGCCCCAACGGGGCGGGCAAGTCGAGCGTCTTGCGGATCATGGCGGGGCTGGACCAGCCCAACAACGGCGACGCGTTCCTGGCGCCCGACGCGACGGTCGGCATCCTCATGCAGGAGCCACAGCTCGACGAGACCAAGACGGTCCGCGAGAACGTCGAGGACGGCGTCGCGATCAAGGCCAAGCTCAACCGGTACAACGAGGTCGCCGAGCTCATGGCGACCGACTACACCGACGAGCTCATGGAAGAGATGGGCAAGCTCCAGGAGGAGCTGGACGCCGCCGACGCCTGGGACATCGACTCCCAGCTGGAGCAGGCCATGGACGCCCTGCGCTGCCCGCCGCCCGACGAACCCGTGACGCACCTGTCCGGTGGTGAGCGCCGGCGCGTGGCGCTGTGCAAGCTGCTGCTGTCCAAGCCGGACCTGCTGCTGCTCGACGAGCCCACCAACCACCTCGACGCCGAGAGCGTGCTGTGGCTCGAACAGCACCTGGCCGCCTACAAGGGAGCCATCCTCGCGGTCACCCACGACCGGTACTTCCTGGACAACGTGGCCGAGTGGATCCTGGAGCTCGACCGCGGCCGCGCCTACCCCTACGAGGGCAACTACTCCACCTACCTGGAGAAGAAGGCCGAGCGCCTGGAGGTGCAGGGCAAGAAGGACCAGAAGCTGCAGAAGCGGCTGAAGGAAGAGCTCGCGTGGGTGCGTTCGGGTGCCAAGGCCCGCCAGGCCAAGAACAAGGCCCGCCTCGACCGCTACGAGGAGATGGTCGCCGAGGCCGAGAAGACCCGCAAGCTCGACTTCGAGGAGATCCAGATCCCCACGCCGCCGCGGCTGGGCAGCGTGGTGGTGGAGGTCGAACACCTCGACAAGGGCTTCAACGGCCGCACCCTGATCAAAGACCTGTCGTTCACGCTGCCGCGCAACGGCATCGTCGGCGTCATCGGCCCCAACGGTGTCGGCAAGACCACGCTGTTCAAGACCATCGTCGGTCTCGAGCAGCCGGACAGCGGCACGGTCAAGATCGGCGAGACGGTCAAGCTGTCCTACGTCGACCAGACCCGTGCCGGCATCGACCCGAACAAGACCGTGTGGCAGGTGGTCTCCGACGGGCTGGACTACATCGAGGTCGGCCAGAACGAGATCCCGTCGCGGGCCTACGTCTCGGCGTTCGGGTTCAAGGGACCGGACCAGCAGAAGCCGGCCGGTGTGCTCTCGGGCGGTGAGCGCAACCGCCTGAACCTCGCGTTGACGCTCAAAGAGGGCGGCAACCTGATCCTGCTCGACGAGCCCACCAACGACCTCGACGTCGAGACGTTGTCGTCGCTGGAGAACGCGCTCACGCAGTTCCCGGGCTGCGCCGTGGTGATCTCCCACGACCGGTGGTTCCTGGACCGCACCTGCACGCACATCCTGGCGTGGGAGGGCGACGACGACAACGAAGCCAAGTGGTTCTGGTTCGAGGGCAACTTCGGTGCCTACGAGGAGAACAAGATCCAGCGCATGGGTGCCGACGCGGCGCGTCCGCACCGGGTGACCCACCGCCGACTCACCCGGGACTGA
- a CDS encoding globin: MGTVTQVQRSFYDEVGGHDTFHAIVSRFYQLVREDEILHPLYPQDDFEGAEERLRMFLEQYWGGPRTYSDQRGHPRLRMRHAPFRIGFLERDAWLRCMHTAVAEIDSKTLDDAHRRALLDYLEMAADSMVNSAF; encoded by the coding sequence ATGGGAACCGTGACGCAGGTGCAACGATCTTTCTACGACGAAGTGGGTGGCCACGACACGTTCCATGCCATCGTGTCGCGGTTCTACCAGCTGGTGCGCGAGGACGAGATCCTGCATCCGCTCTACCCGCAGGACGATTTCGAGGGCGCCGAGGAACGGTTGCGGATGTTCCTCGAGCAGTACTGGGGCGGCCCGCGCACCTACTCCGACCAGCGCGGTCATCCGCGGCTGCGGATGCGTCACGCCCCGTTCCGCATCGGTTTCCTCGAGCGCGACGCATGGTTGCGGTGCATGCACACCGCGGTCGCCGAGATCGATTCGAAGACGCTGGACGATGCGCACCGCCGCGCGCTGCTGGACTACCTCGAGATGGCCGCGGACTCGATGGTGAACTCGGCGTTCTGA